In Mixophyes fleayi isolate aMixFle1 chromosome 3, aMixFle1.hap1, whole genome shotgun sequence, the genomic stretch tagtctttgaagtttttagcATGGGTTCAGGGcaccttcatctatcatcatccacatttatttatgtagcaggAAAGTTtttaaagctctgctcttggccaCTGATAAATGCTCTGCCCATAGAGACGTGCATAGTGCTAGTCTTTtaagttttgtagtatgggtgcaggccaccttcatctatttacttttaaaaatgtctaactctattcattcatgcCACTGTCCATTCAATGACCTCTGTCCGTTaatgtagcttcactgtctatgatacatgccctgtaacattcaaaatgtattgtgtgcttagtctttgaagttttgtaatATGGGTGCCGGCCATCTTCCTCTATCAtcatccttatttatttatatagcagcaaggttatgaaagctctgctcttggataCCAATGAATGTTCTCTCTGCCCATCGAGATATgcatagtactttttttttaaagtttttggtatgggtgcaggccaccttcatttatcagttaataatttatttatatacagcaaattacgtagtgctttacaaatggttatctacttgtctaaatatctactgataaCTCTGTCCATctaattgttactgcctcttcactctccatgatgcatgctgtctaacattccaaatttagtTTGTGTGCGCGTTGCGTTTCAACATTTGTATCTCTTGtaccttacactaaattttttgggttgtttaatttatctaatggttTTGCTTCGGTtcgtggcatggcagatgacattttcttTGGCAGCCACTGAAATCTTCTACATGcagtcactgaatgtcgaaaaatgcccagaaaaacccACACATGcacttttttattaatatagatgtcactgaatgaccctttcaaaattgacaagttttgaaaaatagaaaaaagtttagaatatatatatatatagaggtttTTTTGGGTGTGCAGCTGTGTTGACACTTATTTACAAACATCCAGTTTCTTTCAAAActaattcagatgtcactgccccatacaagattactttcactagaaaaacttacattttttaaataaattgatttgttatttggattctgctgctaatagtcatacagcaaattCACACTGTTTTCCTTCACTAactatactagttagttcagaatgatatctaattCTGTCTATacactagtactattatatatgcattaataacaaccagtagcgaCTAGTCCGTCTAAACTatctgaaagattgaaattaaaagcaattgatcagcaaacaattttagctgactaatctctacagaactgctttatgATAATCACATGCATTtattgctttctatgtccctctttcaccctgaacaCTATTTTCAGATCAGAGCACTGCAACTAACCATCTCCCTACACGCTGTTTGTTCTAAAAATCGAGTTTGGCATGGAAATTTtccaaaaattacattttgcctcgttttgagatccaaAATTGGTGAGAACATGAATCCCCAAAGTCGGATTTTGTCGGATTTCAccaaatccgaaccgctcatctctggTTAATGCTATTAAttctaatgtaggaacaaaaacagctcaaaatcacatgattttacctgttttaacaatttttaatgaaatccggacccaaaaccaaaagacaTGAGGATTATTGGTCAAAACCAAAAGATGAAGatgattttagaaccaaaacatgagaatacttcccaactgtcccgattttagtgGGACAGTCTTGATTTTATTGCTCTGTAAcacccagggacatgtttgtcccacagGTGGTAATGTTGTGGGAAGGGAGGTGTGTCATGGGCAgcctgttgggaggtatgcacagGGGACTGCACAATATGTACTTTTAAGTAATaagtaattaattatataaaaaagctGTAACTAGGACAAATTGCAGGAGAAAGAGAGATTTATATTTCTTAGCCTACCCaagataaaattatatttatttttagagaagaatacattttgatacatacATAGATCCTAATGTACTAAGGTACTGTGCATCAGAATGCATACTGTAAATAAGTAGATTTCTTGAATGGGTTAATGACTGCTGTGACTACGTAGAAGGCTGGTACTTTAAACACTAGCACTTTACCTGCTAGTAAAGCGCTAGGGGTCATAGCACTAAAATGACTTTGTGCTGGAGTGGATGAGATATTCTCTCTGCTGTCACACAGACGTTTTACATTTACTTCAATGCGTCAGCGGAATATGATTAGATCACTATATTTCAGGATGGACAAGTGCTAGCATTCAAAGCACCCATCTGACACTGCACTTAAGCTCCACTGACAACCACCCAATGCCTGCAATGCATGATCCAAATTCTCTATTGTGAAATGACCATCTTTGATATTAAGTATCTCCTAACTGCTAAGGTCTCAGGCATGTTAATACcaggttatttatttatatacaggtcCTAGATAGAGTTCTTCTCTTATTAAATATTCTTGCTTAAACAAAACTGCAGTGAGAAGTCAGGGTACAACGGACTTCCCACAGTTTTGCCTTCATACTTCCTGTTAGAAAATGAAAATGTTGGTGATCATTTGTTCTGCtgactgtaataaataaataatcttcaTTGAGGTACATAATTGCTAGGTAAATTAAAATATGGCTATAtagtgaatatatttaaaatacagtatcagtggcgcacgcagggggggtttctgagtctctagaaaccccccccccctgcgctaactaagtggccactgtcctatacagcagccgcggcgctgtcaaagaagcgtccgcggcggtgctgtattgtatacagcaccaccgcagacgcttcttagacagcgccgcggctgctgtataggacagcgctggcaaaacgcgcatgcgcagcagctctctctcgtgtttttttttttttttcagtcggcggggagaaacccccccccccgacaatcctccgtgcgcccctgagtatGAGTAATAATTTACTTTGTAAGATATAATCGGTTTGCAAACAAAGGATTGTGGGTACCAAAAGGCCTGATGACCCTTGTTTTGGGTTCAAATTTATAGATCTAGGATCACTGACAAAGACCATACTTAGAAATGTTTTcctagcaaagaaaaaaaaaaccctagatctgcagtatatttttttcctgttgcCATTTCCAGAAATGTGATGGCTCTCAGTTATGTGGAGTCTCACAGCAGTGGAGCGCTGCGGTGCCGTAATATTTCATCTTTTAAAAGATCAATGACCTTATCTGCAAATTACAAATTTCTATAACATAATGTGAGCAGAGTACAGTATCTTACAGCTAGCACAATCAATTTTATTGCTTAATTATATCCAAGGCCATTTCCTCATACCCTTTATGTGTGATATTGATTACTAATATAGCATACAGATACTATTTTACGCTTCCCATCTGCTGTGCCAATCAATTCCTTTCCTGGTGATGTCAACACTAACAACATTCCAGCTGAATCATGCAAAGGGTAAAGGGTTGATGAGTATATTACAGTGTTGTTCAGGTCCTGTGTAACATGATCCTTAGATTAGCATGTACATAATACAAACTATGTATGTGTGTTCATAAATATGTTGCCTGATGCACGGATTCTCTTCTGTCTAGGATGATGTTAGTGTAACCAAACAGAAACcgaatgtaaaataatatatgctacatttaaaatgaatacatGTTACTGTGTTTTGAATTCTTTAATGATCGTTCATTCATAAAGGGCATTGAAAAAAGAATAAGGCCTCATGGTTCGTTATAGGAAATACCCATCAGCAtcacacagtggaagcagtccAATTATGGTCAGAacacaatattcatgagaattaaTTTTATCAATTTATTGAGAACTTTGCACCTAAATGATGTCATTAGATCATAGTGAATGCATTTTTGACAATCACTGGTACAAATCACACATTGTATGCCTCCACTATGTGTGTGTGCAATGGTTCTCTTGTAGCTcacttttgggggtaaatgtatcaaaccccGGTTTTGCCAAATTGACGATTTTCAGTgattaaattgctgttttaaatgctGCCGGCAAAAAATGCTGAAAATCTGTGATCTGCCAAAGCGCcatgttgatacatttacccactgttCCTTGTTACTGTTTGATGGTATTTTCTGTAGTTACTTACATTCTTTAGTTTTGTTCAGAATTGTAACTACTACAGAGCGCTGGAATAGTAAGTTTACAAGCGATATGCAAATTAGTATGTTGTTTATCTACATGTGAAATCATTTCAATCAAAGCTTAAAACGTATCTACTCATTGTCTTTTTCAAAATTAGTTCACAAACAATTGTAGAAACCAAATTGGCTACTCCTGGTTAGACTTTGTTATACCTTGTCTCTTTTATCCAGGGTAAGAGTGCCAAGTCAGCCACTTTCtatacattttaactgtgtaTTTGTCTGCAACATATCCAAGAAACATATACTATACCTGTATTAGATCGTTTCTTTGATGATTTAAGACTTCGGCACCTCCCACTGACAGAGCTGCTGTTTTCACTCATAGAGTCTTGAGCGGAAGAGCCACTTCCTGTGGCTTCACTGTCTCTCATCATGCTCTCATAgccactgctgccaccactgtGATAAAACAAGGCCGTTTTGCCCATTGCAGGTGGCAGCTCACCACTGAGCACACTGCTGTTGTCACTGCCATGACCACTACTGCAGCGGTGAGGCTTTCGAGGTGGTGTGATTTTGCTATATGGGGAAGGCAAAGTGTGTACAATGGGCTTCTCTTCTGTATGGAGAGTTGCACGTTCATCTGAGTCTGAACTTGCATGTGAATGTACACCCCGGCTACTTGTGTTTCCCTGGAGGAGCTCTGAGATCCTTCCATTAACAGCTCTCAGGGGTAGCTTGGAAGCAAGTCCAGAAACTCTATTTCTGCTAAGAGACTGTGTTGACCAAGACATATTTTTTCCATTTGGAGGCAGGCTTGAGCTTCGGCCTACAGACTGTGGAAGTGACTTGGTAGAGAAGCTTAGGGTTTTGGTTGCAGAGGTGGAAAGGCTGCGAGCCTTTGGATTGGCAAGAAGCAGCTTGCTCACTGCTGATATCTTTGAAGGGCTAGATTTAGGTGAAGCTCCAGCTGACTGTGAAGTGTTGATTGGAGATGACATGACACTCCTATTGAGACTTCTCCCAGATCTTGGCAATGTGCTATCTTTACTAAGAATCATTCTTGAGTTCACAGATGAAAGACTTCCTGCTCTTTCTAAAGACAAGCATTCATAATGACTTCCATTAGACCTCCCTAAAGAATTTGTTCTACTAGCCAACTGCTCAAGTTTGGCACTGAATAATTTGCTGCTACTGTTGCTTCTGGTATCCATGCTAAATCCTGACAATTTACCATTAAGTTCATCTGGAAGACTAGGCAAGGAAGAGAGAGAATGTTTCGATGGGCTGCTTGCAGTGTGCTGAGGGCTTGCTCTGTTCCTGTGATCTAGGCTTGATTTTCTCACTGGAGGCAGTGGTGGCATTCCTTTGGGACGAGTGAGAACACAATGTTTAGGAGATGCACCTCTTCTCTCTAAAGTAGATCTGGATGTTTGAAGTAGAGCAACAGATTCAGTAGTGTTGATCTCCGAGTCATAATTCATAACATCCTGTTCCTTCTGCTTACAGGATCTTTCAAAAACTCTGGGGAGGCTTCCTCTTTGTGTATAATCACTTACATGGGCAGGATTCTGTGTGGTTAATACCATTTCACACCCATCTACTATTCTCTTAAGGTTTTCAGAGAGTGGTGAAATGCTTCCTTCTCCACTGCTACTGCTTAATCTGTCTGTCATACTCTGCTTTCTGTACAAGTCATGGTCAGTTATGCAGTTAGCAGCTTCAGGCGTTTggctatcaattgaatcattattctCCATTTTGATGTCATCTTCACGTTTTAACCAAGGATCCTCAAATATAGTTTCCCGTTTACAATCCCCATCATTGTTCTCTATAGATTGCGACAGCTTGTCAGGTAGATTTAATCCTGGCAGGTATTCATTACTCTCCTGAGCTTTAAAGGGACTCACTGCAATGCAAGGATAAACAGTAATGTTTGTTTTCATGGGAATGTAGTTTTCACAGCTGCTCAAACTTGAGGTTTTTGATATAGTGACTGTGGTTTCCCCTACTGCTGAAATTTTGCATTTCTTTATAGGGAATATATTATTCTGGACTTCCTCTGCCATTTGTGACTGAATTAACATGTTGTCTATTTCTGGcttctgtctgttgtttgtacacatcatactgatattctgcaaagcaGTTGTAAACTCCGAAATTGGAGGATCAGCCATTGCTTCACCATGACCATAACATGTCTGGGCAATGAAGCTGTGACATGATTGCTCACCATCACTTCCAGTGCTCATTTCACTCAACCAGGAACTGATGGACGACCGCCTACTGCCATCTTGATGACATTTTTCATCCAGACCAGCCTTAGGAAGGGGTAGGAACTGTGTGATGCTGACTTCCGATACTGGTGCAGAATTAGTGTAGCATTCAAGGTCCTCACTTATGCTACTTATAATACTTACAGGTCTGGAACCAGAAGCCAAAGCCTGCACAGAACAATCGCTATTAAAACTAATGATACTGGTAGGACGACCATTGTCAAGGACTCCACTTATCGTTAATTCTTCAACTAAAGTGAAAACCAACTCATCCTCTCCATTGAGCTCCAGAGGCTGTTGTACAGTGACCATAGTTGTACTAAGAACTTCCTTTTTGGAGTCCTCAGGTGACTGTTGATCCACAACAATAGATTCTGAAGAGAAGTTACTTGAACTAGATACAGATCTCTTCATGACTTGTGGGCTCATTCCTACAGGAGGAGTTCGGATATCTGGTTGCGGGCCAGATTCAAAAAATGGGCTAGAATCTTTATTTATGGAATGTGGAGGTGTAGAACCAGGCAGGACTCCTTTTTGTGTATACACTTTACACCTCTGGGAAGGAGAGCTAGGTGGCTTGTATTCTGAAGTCTTAGAAAGACTGGCAATACCTAGTCTTGGTGATCCCATTGCCCTTGGTTTTCCTTCCACAAATCCACAACTGTTGAGACTTTCTCTACTTCCCTGTAAGCTGGCATTTTGAACTAACTGTGAAGGACCATTTTGTGCCCCGCAGCTACCTGTAACACTCCTGGGGGAAGATGGAGTAGAAGTATTAGTTACATGTCCGGGTGGAACTGGCGAATGGTTTCTCTGCACTTTATATGCTGTTCCAGCAATATTATCCCTGACCTCCTTGTCAGGTTGTAAATTCTCTGAAATACTTTCTTCTTTACTTGCTTCTGTTAGATTTTTTGATTCAGCCACAAGACAACCTTTGGCTGTTTGGTCTCCACCATACTGAGCTGGCACCTCTTCAAAGGGGAATCGATTTGTTTCCTCACTACCATCAATACAATCCAACCTCTCCTGCAACTCTGCAAaagtattacactttaaacaaTCTCTCTCTGGCTTGCTGGGAGCCACTTCATTTActtcctccagcttcacttcATTCTTTGTCTTTTGCAAAACTGGAACGATTGGGACAAAGTCAGGTGGCCCCTCATTGTCTGTCAATTCCTTGTCGGATAAGGCTGTTCCATTGGGACCAACATAAATAACTGTATCACATGACTGTTCACTGCTTGAAGAGTAATCTGGGTCACTGGATAAACTGAGAAGAGGAAAGTCAGGATCAACCACATTTCTTGAATGGAATGGTCTcagctgagttggcctgcgcATTCGTCCTTCCTCACAGGAACTCTCTCCTCCAGATGAACTTGATGTGTACTGTGAAACAAGGGCACATGAGAGTagtacaaaataacaaaacaaaataacaaaataaaacaaattccaAACTAAATTTACAATATTACTAACAGCATGTCAATATTAAttttacaaattatattttatatggataaACATTAAGAAAAACTGTCTCTATTAGTTAAATTTAGTATCAATTTACAAGCAGATATCAGACATGTTATGTTTTATGATACACTCAAAAACCATCAGAAATCAAAGAACCTGCACAAAAACAGGGCATATTTATGGTTTTGGGTGAAGTGAGTGCTTTGGCAAATGTAATATTGTGACTGTAATTACCATATAATATTATGTTACTGGGCTAGAAAAATAAGTTTTCCTGCCATAAAGTAATGGCGGAGCCTTTCAATGTAATGATTGGGAAATAACTTTTGTAACGGAAACATCTATTTAATTTAGAAACTGAGCAATTGCCTTTTGAGGATAACACATGCCACTATCTAAGTTGATTAGGCAGATTCTGTGATGTTAAAGTTGATTGATAATTATCTCACAGATTTCACAATACAGAAACTTTACTTGAGAGGCAGATACTATTTTCAATTGAGCATTAAAATGTGCATATGGCAATTTTACAGTATACAGATGTGAATACATGGTAAATGATGTGTTTGTGCATGTGTCCTCTCTTCTTATACATATGCTATGCTACATAGGTCTGCTATCTTGTAGCACTGCAACCATCTACATGTTATACAGTACTCTGATGTTTATCTCACTCATCTCATATGACACAAAGCTTTGACTGCATTAATACATCCCCTCCATTACATCTACCATATACTGCCATGAGTGATTTTCTCACAGCTGCCCTTACcttgcttttctttttcttcatcctTAGCACCCGGGAAGCAATCTGGATAGTGGACAGAGTCTCAGCGTAGTTTCCTGCAGCAGCCGAAATGTGAGCTATCATTGTAGTGCGGCAGTTCATGTTCCCCAGAGACTCTCGAAGTAGCATTGTGAGCTTGCTCTCTCTGCAGAAACAAAATGAATTAAGGCTGCATTAGTGAAACATGTTTCACTTGTACTGTCATGATGTGACTTCAGAGCCCTGaagttttttttccctcttcttaATGGCATGCTAATCAGTATCATGCTGTAGAATCACATGGTATGACATCTAGAGGGGAGAAATACAAGGGACAGGTCACTAGGATTTTCTTTATGGAATTAAATCAATCCACTAACCATTTGACTTCATGCTGTGACTGCATACAGCAGAAAATATTAACACTTCATCTATCTGGCTGTTTAATTATATCCGATAGCTTAGGTTTTAGAAAGCGGCttacttttataatatacatttttatattatcagTATATATCCTTTCCGTGTTCGGATCTCTTAAATGCtgtggtatttatttattaattatgttaGATGTTCATAACTGCAACACAATCATCTACCTCTCTAAACAAAGACTAATGTGCAAGTATAGTCTTGACCATAGAAGGCATAATCAAGTTCTTACTTTTTATCTTAAActatattttaataacaatactgAGTTAGACATGAGTGCTGAATAAGACAGTGATGAGAGTGCTACGAGAATGCTGAATATGACAGGATCACATTTGTGTCTGGAATATGTCTGAATATTCAAACATTATTTAAAGCTAACCATGTAATCTACCATTTTCTATGTAGTTTATAGGtaatatttcattttactttAGCTTAACAAGCTCCTAAGTGAAAAAATGCAGAAAAGTGAGGTGTGTCTATGCAATTTAAATGATGGCCATATGTGTTAGCTATCCCCAATTTAACGTATGGGTTCTTTATGGGTGTTCTGGATTATGGATCCtatacctgtat encodes the following:
- the KIF26B gene encoding kinesin-like protein KIF26B, producing the protein MSSVTGNKERLSVTSRSKKYGVNEVCSPTKSSAPFSPESWYRKAYEESRAGSRPAPEGAGSIPGSSGTPSPGSGTSSPGSFSGSPGPASPGIGNSSPGSLGGSPGFGTGSPGSGSGGGSSPGSDRGVWCENCNARLVELKRQALKLLLPGPHSSKDPSITTGIHDKLQVPNTIRKSWNERDNRCDICATHLNQLKQEAIQMVTSLEQSANVEHCDAASPGSPPGHSNIPALVGPRHMGSMQPRDWVYMPNPYTTPNYPGFVANKHGGKPNSLGLANGQDKKNGSPSHQAKVSLQMATSPNNGNILNSVAIQAHQYLDGTWSLSRTNGVTLYPYQISQLMTETGREGLTEAALNRYNTDKPSLYSFPASHTTYVASETSTGTSVAASFFARAAEKLNLSSKKKKQRTAPLLVSEPPLFSTSFCGILQTCPPPAPPCLLRAVNKVKDTPGLGKVKVMVRICSTLVGESVDSSSFLKADPRKKQITLYDPLSCGGQNAFQKRGTQIPPKMFAFDAVFPQDASQAEVCAGTVAEVIQSVVNGADGCVFCFGHSKLGKSYTMIGKDDSMQNLGIIPCAISWLFKLINERKEKTGARFSVRVSAVEVWGKEENLRDLLSEVATGSLQDGQSPGVYLCEDPICGMQLQNQSELRAPTAEKAAFFLDAAIASRKSSQRDEDDHRNSHMLFTLHIYQYRMEKSGKGGMSGGRSRLHLIDLGSCVKVQSKNRDGSTGLCLSLSALGNVILALVNGSKHIPYKESKLTMLLRESLGNMNCRTTMIAHISAAAGNYAETLSTIQIASRVLRMKKKKSKYTSSSSGGESSCEEGRMRRPTQLRPFHSRNVVDPDFPLLSLSSDPDYSSSSEQSCDTVIYVGPNGTALSDKELTDNEGPPDFVPIVPVLQKTKNEVKLEEVNEVAPSKPERDCLKCNTFAELQERLDCIDGSEETNRFPFEEVPAQYGGDQTAKGCLVAESKNLTEASKEESISENLQPDKEVRDNIAGTAYKVQRNHSPVPPGHVTNTSTPSSPRSVTGSCGAQNGPSQLVQNASLQGSRESLNSCGFVEGKPRAMGSPRLGIASLSKTSEYKPPSSPSQRCKVYTQKGVLPGSTPPHSINKDSSPFFESGPQPDIRTPPVGMSPQVMKRSVSSSSNFSSESIVVDQQSPEDSKKEVLSTTMVTVQQPLELNGEDELVFTLVEELTISGVLDNGRPTSIISFNSDCSVQALASGSRPVSIISSISEDLECYTNSAPVSEVSITQFLPLPKAGLDEKCHQDGSRRSSISSWLSEMSTGSDGEQSCHSFIAQTCYGHGEAMADPPISEFTTALQNISMMCTNNRQKPEIDNMLIQSQMAEEVQNNIFPIKKCKISAVGETTVTISKTSSLSSCENYIPMKTNITVYPCIAVSPFKAQESNEYLPGLNLPDKLSQSIENNDGDCKRETIFEDPWLKREDDIKMENNDSIDSQTPEAANCITDHDLYRKQSMTDRLSSSSGEGSISPLSENLKRIVDGCEMVLTTQNPAHVSDYTQRGSLPRVFERSCKQKEQDVMNYDSEINTTESVALLQTSRSTLERRGASPKHCVLTRPKGMPPLPPVRKSSLDHRNRASPQHTASSPSKHSLSSLPSLPDELNGKLSGFSMDTRSNSSSKLFSAKLEQLASRTNSLGRSNGSHYECLSLERAGSLSSVNSRMILSKDSTLPRSGRSLNRSVMSSPINTSQSAGASPKSSPSKISAVSKLLLANPKARSLSTSATKTLSFSTKSLPQSVGRSSSLPPNGKNMSWSTQSLSRNRVSGLASKLPLRAVNGRISELLQGNTSSRGVHSHASSDSDERATLHTEEKPIVHTLPSPYSKITPPRKPHRCSSGHGSDNSSVLSGELPPAMGKTALFYHSGGSSGYESMMRDSEATGSGSSAQDSMSENSSSVSGRCRSLKSSKKRSNTGSQRRRLMPTLSLDATSPVRKPANSPGVRWVDGPLRNGQRALGEPFEIKVYEIDDVERLQRRRSEDGKTVTRFSSKLKILAHRQQRIAEVKAKYEWLMKELEITKQYLMLDPNKWLSEFELEQTYEVDSLEYLEALECVTERLENRVNFCKAHLMMITCFDITSRRR